A single window of Archangium gephyra DNA harbors:
- a CDS encoding ion transporter, with protein sequence MKHPSEQSPPPGIRARLHEIIFESNTPAGKAFDVALLWAIVLSVLAVMLESVGPIRARHGETIRIAEWVFTVLFTLEYVLRLFSVSRPGLYVLSFYGLVDLLAILPSYVSLMMPGAQSLLVVRVLRLLRVFRVLKLVNFLGEAEVLLTALRASRPKITVFLGAVLSTVVIMGSVMYMVEGEANGFDSIPRGMYWAIVTMTTVGFGDITPKTVPGQFIASMLMILGYGVLAVPTGIVSVELAAAARHGINPEACPGCGAEGHDVDAVHCKFCGTRL encoded by the coding sequence GTGAAGCACCCCTCCGAGCAGAGTCCTCCTCCAGGAATCCGCGCCAGGCTCCACGAGATCATCTTCGAGTCGAACACCCCGGCGGGGAAGGCGTTCGACGTGGCGCTGCTGTGGGCCATCGTCCTCAGCGTGCTCGCGGTGATGTTGGAGAGCGTGGGCCCCATCCGCGCGCGCCATGGGGAGACCATCCGCATCGCGGAGTGGGTCTTCACCGTGCTCTTCACCCTGGAGTACGTGCTGCGGCTCTTCTCCGTGAGCCGCCCCGGGCTCTACGTGCTGAGCTTCTACGGACTGGTGGACCTCCTGGCCATCCTGCCCAGCTACGTGAGCCTGATGATGCCCGGGGCGCAGTCGCTGCTGGTGGTCCGCGTGCTGCGTCTGTTGCGCGTCTTCCGGGTGCTCAAGCTGGTGAACTTCCTCGGCGAGGCCGAGGTGCTCCTCACCGCCCTGCGCGCGAGCCGGCCGAAGATCACCGTCTTCCTCGGAGCGGTGCTGAGCACGGTCGTCATCATGGGCTCGGTGATGTACATGGTGGAGGGCGAGGCGAATGGCTTCGACAGCATCCCGCGCGGGATGTACTGGGCCATCGTCACCATGACGACGGTGGGCTTCGGGGACATCACTCCCAAGACGGTGCCCGGGCAGTTCATCGCGTCGATGCTGATGATCCTGGGCTATGGCGTCCTCGCGGTGCCCACGGGCATCGTGTCGGTGGAGCTCGCGGCGGCCGCCCGGCACGGCATCAACCCCGAGGCCTGCCCCGGTTGTGGCGCCGAGGGCCATGACGTCGACGCGGTGCATTGCAAGTTCTGCGGCACCCGCCTCTGA
- a CDS encoding vanadium-dependent haloperoxidase: MHPSRVLFSGLLLLLLVGRPASAEVPPAPASSASTPSAAYQWLDISLEVTAREVDRRGARPTVLSRTLAIPLTAMYDAWAAYDTRAVGTRLGGSLRRPVAEHTLANKEKAIAYAAYRALVDVYPEERAWVAEQLRQRGYDPDDMSTDPSTPQGVGNLAAAAVLAYRRHDGSNQFGDEPGSSGAPYSDYTGYTPVNPPDRILDPNRWQPISFDDGKGGKVTPGFLTPHWYRVTPFALESSSQFRPPPPPRVGSSQLRQEVKENIDFNASLTPAEKALVEFMRDGPRSTGQSGHWLRLAQDVSRRDGYGVDQDVKLFFAVSNVAMDAFIAAWEAKRFYDTSRPWTLVRYYEAGKELWGWVGPGQGVDRIPAEQWHPYSPTTFITPPFPGYVSGHSAVSAASGRMLELFTGSDTFGKTEYLTAGALTEPGFPCNVIQQRKGELSKDTEADCQVALYLPTFSATAEMAGISRVLGGYHIQADNVMGLELGRRVADFVWPRTRAYFDGTAQVREVR, from the coding sequence ATGCATCCATCTCGAGTCCTCTTCTCAGGCCTGCTCCTCCTTCTGCTCGTGGGGAGACCCGCGAGCGCCGAAGTACCGCCAGCACCCGCGTCTTCCGCGTCCACGCCGTCCGCCGCGTACCAGTGGCTGGACATCTCCCTGGAGGTCACCGCCCGCGAGGTGGATCGCCGGGGCGCCCGCCCCACGGTGCTGTCGCGCACGTTGGCCATCCCGCTGACGGCCATGTACGACGCCTGGGCGGCCTATGACACGCGGGCGGTGGGCACGCGCCTGGGTGGTTCGCTGCGCCGTCCCGTGGCCGAGCACACGCTGGCCAACAAGGAGAAGGCCATCGCCTACGCGGCCTACCGCGCCCTGGTGGACGTCTACCCGGAGGAGCGGGCCTGGGTCGCGGAGCAGCTGCGTCAGCGCGGGTACGACCCGGACGACATGTCCACGGATCCGTCCACGCCGCAGGGGGTGGGCAACCTCGCCGCCGCCGCGGTCCTCGCGTACCGGCGCCATGACGGCTCCAACCAGTTCGGCGACGAGCCGGGCTCCAGTGGCGCTCCCTACTCCGACTACACCGGCTACACGCCCGTCAACCCGCCGGACCGCATCCTCGACCCCAACCGCTGGCAGCCCATCTCGTTCGACGATGGCAAGGGCGGCAAGGTGACGCCCGGCTTCCTCACGCCGCACTGGTACCGGGTGACGCCCTTCGCGCTCGAGTCCAGCAGCCAGTTCCGCCCGCCGCCTCCGCCCCGGGTGGGCTCGTCGCAGCTGCGCCAGGAGGTGAAGGAGAACATCGACTTCAACGCCTCGCTCACCCCCGCGGAGAAGGCCCTCGTCGAGTTCATGCGTGACGGCCCGCGCTCCACGGGCCAGTCGGGCCACTGGCTGCGCCTCGCCCAGGACGTGTCGCGGCGGGACGGCTACGGGGTGGACCAGGACGTGAAGCTCTTCTTCGCCGTGTCCAACGTGGCCATGGACGCCTTCATCGCCGCCTGGGAGGCCAAGCGCTTCTATGACACCTCCCGCCCGTGGACGCTGGTGCGCTACTACGAGGCCGGCAAGGAGCTGTGGGGCTGGGTGGGCCCGGGGCAGGGCGTCGATCGCATTCCGGCCGAGCAGTGGCATCCGTACTCGCCGACCACGTTCATCACCCCGCCGTTCCCCGGCTATGTCTCGGGGCACAGCGCGGTGAGCGCCGCGAGCGGACGGATGCTGGAGCTGTTCACCGGCAGCGACACCTTCGGCAAGACGGAGTACCTCACGGCGGGCGCGCTCACGGAGCCGGGCTTTCCGTGCAACGTCATCCAGCAGCGCAAGGGCGAGCTCTCCAAGGACACGGAAGCGGACTGCCAGGTGGCGCTGTACCTGCCCACCTTCAGCGCGACGGCGGAGATGGCTGGCATCTCCCGCGTGCTCGGCGGCTACCACATCCAGGCGGACAACGTGATGGGGCTGGAGCTGGGGCGCCGGGTGGCGGACTTCGTCTGGCCGCGGACCCGGGCCTACTTCGATGGGACGGCCCAGGTGCGTGAGGTGCGGTAG
- a CDS encoding LLM class flavin-dependent oxidoreductase produces MRLDVFSEMQHPKERWGEANHEHRLFQETLAQAKLADEMGYGVWWQVEHHGAGEFSYSSAPECMLTAIAMSTKNLHVGHSSVLAPARFNHPIRVAERAAFIDHLSGGRFQLGLARSTIPEWRTFNINPDSTRGQMQEAFEMLPKMWTQESFSWESRDFQIKNINIVPKPYRKPHPPLWQACSSPASFEQAGRNGVGVLGVTLWASLEEVAEMIHIYREAIRKHCKPVGEYVNEQVAFFTFVHCADSEQEAMENGVARAAARYTSGSFTFFEAKEAFIKTAAELEAMAKDPAGGGLTGQYLRKKDPNAPHSRAQRVIGRILQGEDVPDQEVWDVLSEQESLIVGSKDQVRKRLKRYESLGIDALMSFHQVAPLPHEKVMKSLRLTGELIPEFTSPKAP; encoded by the coding sequence ATGAGACTCGATGTCTTCTCGGAGATGCAGCACCCCAAGGAGCGGTGGGGCGAAGCGAATCATGAGCACCGCCTGTTCCAGGAGACGCTGGCGCAGGCGAAGCTGGCCGACGAGATGGGCTATGGCGTGTGGTGGCAGGTCGAGCACCACGGGGCCGGGGAGTTCAGCTACAGCTCGGCGCCCGAGTGCATGCTGACGGCGATCGCCATGAGCACGAAGAACCTGCACGTCGGTCACTCGTCGGTGCTGGCTCCCGCGCGCTTCAACCACCCCATCCGCGTCGCCGAGCGCGCGGCCTTCATCGATCACCTGAGTGGGGGCCGCTTCCAGCTCGGCCTCGCCCGGAGCACCATCCCCGAGTGGCGGACCTTCAACATCAACCCCGACTCCACCCGGGGGCAGATGCAGGAGGCCTTCGAGATGCTCCCGAAGATGTGGACCCAGGAGTCGTTCTCCTGGGAGAGCCGCGACTTCCAGATCAAGAACATCAACATCGTTCCCAAGCCCTACCGCAAGCCGCATCCGCCGCTCTGGCAGGCGTGCTCCAGTCCGGCCTCGTTCGAGCAGGCGGGGCGCAACGGCGTGGGGGTTCTCGGCGTGACGCTGTGGGCCTCCCTGGAGGAGGTGGCGGAGATGATCCACATCTACCGGGAGGCCATCCGCAAGCACTGCAAGCCCGTGGGCGAGTACGTGAACGAGCAGGTCGCCTTCTTCACCTTCGTCCACTGCGCGGACAGCGAGCAGGAGGCGATGGAGAATGGCGTGGCCAGGGCGGCGGCCCGGTACACCAGCGGCTCCTTCACCTTCTTCGAGGCGAAGGAGGCCTTCATCAAGACGGCCGCCGAGCTCGAGGCCATGGCGAAGGATCCAGCCGGTGGCGGGCTGACCGGCCAGTACCTGCGGAAGAAGGACCCGAACGCCCCGCATTCCCGGGCGCAGCGCGTCATCGGCCGGATCCTCCAGGGCGAGGACGTCCCGGACCAGGAGGTCTGGGATGTGCTGAGCGAGCAGGAGTCGCTGATCGTCGGCTCGAAGGACCAGGTGCGCAAGAGGCTCAAGCGCTACGAGTCGCTCGGTATCGACGCCCTCATGTCCTTCCACCAGGTGGCTCCCCTGCCGCACGAGAAGGTCATGAAGAGCCTCCGCCTCACGGGCGAGCTGATTCCGGAGTTCACGTCCCCCAAGGCGCCCTAG
- the tgt gene encoding tRNA guanosine(34) transglycosylase Tgt yields the protein MAVRFELVTTDPTGARAGVLHTRRGSIPTPVFMPVGTHASFRHLGMEEVKATGAKIILSNTYHLMLKPGIDVFKRFGGIHPFMQWDGAVLTDSGGFQIFSLPEDRLITEKGAHFRSFHDNSRQLLSPESSIAMQQAINSEIMMVLDVCIDSRTDEAGTREAMERTHRWALRSLAAKNQVDTGQALFAIVQGGVHPNLRDESAAFLTQHPFDGFAIGGLAVGETNEERKAMTARAAASLPQDKPRYLMGVGTPTDLLEAVLRGVDMFDCIIPTKMAQQGYAYTFQGLVRITRQVFRLSDEPLDPTCDCPVCKRFSRGYLQHLMSGKHHIGSRMLSVHNVHHYQQLTWKMRDAIVRGSYAQAYRELKQAVATPKDLKDAKLEVGPGAVTLKEVG from the coding sequence ATGGCCGTCCGTTTCGAGCTCGTCACCACTGACCCCACCGGGGCCCGTGCCGGGGTGCTGCACACCCGCCGTGGCTCCATCCCCACGCCCGTCTTCATGCCGGTGGGCACCCACGCCTCCTTCCGCCACCTCGGCATGGAAGAGGTGAAGGCCACCGGTGCGAAGATCATCCTGTCCAACACGTACCACCTGATGCTCAAGCCGGGCATCGACGTGTTCAAGCGCTTCGGTGGCATCCACCCCTTCATGCAGTGGGATGGGGCGGTGCTCACCGACTCGGGCGGCTTCCAGATCTTCTCGCTGCCCGAGGACCGGCTCATCACCGAGAAGGGCGCGCACTTCCGCAGCTTCCACGACAACAGCCGCCAGCTCCTCAGCCCCGAGTCCAGCATCGCCATGCAGCAGGCGATCAACTCGGAGATCATGATGGTGCTGGACGTGTGCATCGACTCGCGCACGGACGAGGCCGGCACCCGTGAGGCCATGGAGCGCACCCACCGCTGGGCGCTGCGCAGCCTCGCGGCCAAGAACCAGGTGGACACCGGCCAGGCCCTCTTCGCCATCGTCCAGGGCGGCGTGCACCCGAACCTGCGCGACGAGAGCGCCGCCTTCCTCACCCAGCATCCCTTCGACGGCTTCGCCATCGGCGGCCTCGCGGTGGGCGAGACGAACGAGGAGCGCAAGGCCATGACGGCCCGCGCCGCCGCGTCGCTGCCCCAGGACAAGCCCCGCTACCTCATGGGCGTGGGCACCCCCACGGATCTGCTCGAGGCCGTGCTGCGCGGTGTGGACATGTTCGACTGCATCATCCCCACGAAGATGGCGCAGCAGGGCTACGCCTATACCTTCCAGGGGCTCGTGCGGATCACGCGCCAGGTGTTCCGGCTGTCGGACGAGCCGTTGGACCCGACGTGCGACTGCCCCGTGTGCAAGCGCTTCAGCCGCGGCTACCTGCAGCACCTCATGAGCGGCAAGCACCACATCGGCTCGCGCATGCTGTCCGTGCACAACGTGCACCACTACCAGCAGCTCACCTGGAAGATGCGCGACGCCATCGTCCGGGGCTCCTACGCGCAGGCCTACCGCGAGCTGAAGCAGGCGGTGGCCACGCCCAAGGATCTCAAGGACGCGAAGCTCGAGGTGGGCCCCGGCGCCGTCACCCTGAAGGAAGTGGGCTGA
- a CDS encoding MnmC family methyltransferase gives MDSQNPRDGDFELVTLRNGSRAVRHLGHGEVMHPSVGPWQEALRLYVDQPRLAERLRTPGEPLVIHDVGLGAATNAVAALTCARELGAERRRALELVSFEVDLAPLRLALADAAGFPFLQPFREAAEALMRDGVWEAEGLRWRLHLGDAQGLIDAGLPRADLVFFDPFSPASNPEMWTTRVLTQVRACCREDGEGAQLLTYSAATPTRVTLLLAGFYVGAGVSTGTKGETTVGATRRESLALPLGERWLERWRRSSSRAPHGEPLTPELEARVLAHPQWRVG, from the coding sequence GTGGACTCCCAGAACCCTCGGGATGGTGACTTCGAGCTGGTGACGTTGCGCAACGGCTCGCGGGCGGTGCGGCACCTCGGGCACGGAGAGGTGATGCACCCCTCGGTGGGCCCGTGGCAGGAGGCGCTGCGCCTCTACGTGGATCAGCCCCGGCTGGCCGAGCGCCTGCGCACCCCGGGCGAGCCGCTCGTCATCCACGACGTGGGCCTGGGGGCGGCCACCAACGCGGTGGCGGCGCTCACCTGCGCGCGCGAGCTGGGCGCCGAGCGCCGGCGGGCCCTGGAGCTGGTGAGCTTCGAGGTGGACCTGGCGCCGCTGCGGCTGGCGCTGGCGGACGCGGCGGGCTTTCCCTTCCTGCAACCCTTCCGCGAGGCAGCCGAGGCCCTCATGCGCGACGGCGTCTGGGAGGCCGAGGGCCTGCGCTGGCGGCTGCACCTGGGGGACGCCCAGGGGCTGATCGACGCGGGGCTGCCGAGGGCGGACCTGGTGTTCTTCGATCCGTTCTCCCCGGCGTCCAACCCGGAGATGTGGACGACCCGGGTGCTGACCCAGGTGAGGGCGTGCTGCCGGGAGGACGGGGAGGGGGCGCAGCTGCTGACGTACAGCGCGGCCACTCCCACGCGTGTCACGCTGCTGTTGGCGGGCTTCTACGTGGGGGCGGGCGTGTCCACGGGAACCAAGGGAGAGACGACGGTGGGGGCCACGCGCCGCGAGTCCCTGGCTCTACCGCTGGGGGAGCGCTGGCTGGAGCGGTGGCGCCGCTCCTCGTCCCGCGCACCCCATGGGGAGCCTCTCACGCCGGAGCTCGAGGCGCGGGTGCTCGCCCATCCGCAGTGGCGCGTGGGCTGA
- a CDS encoding TIGR02265 family protein, whose translation MTGDKLVYAGTVEALFLKALENRLTPACRLRLREAGLDLEQKLTPTYTLEQWKQFLRIAADHIYAGMPAEAAYYSLGERFIDGYFSTLFGRALLGMARLLGPRRALTQARLCFRTSTNCSEVRIVERGPSEVEFWLTDIGADQPTFVAGALARAAELSGGQRVAVVPEGFDGQSATYHVRWSEQADSAVSPELAARGTAAGQASTRPPA comes from the coding sequence ATGACCGGCGACAAGCTCGTCTATGCAGGGACCGTCGAGGCGCTTTTCCTCAAGGCACTCGAGAACCGTCTTACGCCCGCGTGCCGTCTGCGCCTGCGTGAAGCGGGGCTCGATCTGGAGCAGAAGCTAACTCCCACCTACACACTTGAGCAGTGGAAGCAGTTCCTCCGCATCGCGGCGGACCACATCTACGCGGGCATGCCCGCCGAGGCGGCGTACTACTCCCTCGGTGAGCGCTTCATCGATGGTTACTTCTCCACCCTCTTCGGGCGCGCGCTGCTGGGCATGGCCCGGCTGCTCGGTCCCCGGAGGGCGCTGACGCAGGCCCGGCTGTGCTTCCGGACCAGCACCAATTGCAGTGAGGTGCGAATCGTGGAGCGGGGGCCGAGCGAGGTGGAGTTCTGGCTGACGGACATCGGCGCGGATCAGCCGACCTTCGTGGCCGGAGCCCTGGCCCGCGCGGCCGAGCTGTCCGGTGGCCAGCGCGTCGCCGTCGTCCCCGAGGGCTTCGACGGCCAGTCCGCCACCTACCACGTGCGCTGGTCCGAGCAGGCCGACAGCGCCGTCTCGCCCGAGCTCGCCGCTCGCGGCACCGCGGCGGGTCAGGCCTCGACCCGGCCTCCGGCGTAG
- a CDS encoding type II toxin-antitoxin system Phd/YefM family antitoxin, with the protein MRPLRVSDDIVPVSDFKAQAAEWLRRIGESGQPLVITQNGKPAGVLLSPQSFDSLMERARFVAAVEEGLEDAEAGRVHSHEAVVAEMKKRYRKPEPR; encoded by the coding sequence ATGCGTCCTCTTCGTGTGTCCGATGACATCGTTCCGGTCAGCGACTTCAAGGCCCAGGCAGCCGAGTGGTTGCGGCGCATCGGGGAGTCCGGGCAGCCGCTGGTCATCACCCAGAACGGCAAGCCCGCCGGCGTCCTGCTCTCGCCCCAATCGTTCGACAGCTTGATGGAGAGGGCTCGTTTCGTCGCGGCCGTCGAGGAAGGGCTGGAGGACGCGGAAGCCGGACGGGTCCATTCACATGAAGCCGTCGTGGCCGAAATGAAGAAGCGGTACCGGAAGCCCGAGCCCAGGTGA
- a CDS encoding type II toxin-antitoxin system RelE/ParE family toxin: protein MSQRKPPPPREQHSSRAVLWTERALNDLRAIGDYIAGDDPVAAERWVGLLIATAESAAATPFAGRVVPELRRDEVREVFRKAYRIVYRVREQAIEILTVFEGHRRFPGGLLAGDEEP, encoded by the coding sequence GTGAGCCAGCGCAAGCCACCGCCACCCCGGGAGCAGCACTCTTCACGTGCCGTGCTCTGGACGGAGCGCGCCCTGAACGATCTGCGGGCGATTGGCGACTACATCGCCGGGGATGATCCGGTGGCCGCGGAGCGATGGGTGGGCCTGCTCATCGCCACCGCTGAGTCCGCCGCGGCCACGCCCTTTGCCGGGCGCGTCGTGCCAGAGCTGCGGCGCGACGAGGTGCGCGAGGTCTTTCGGAAGGCGTACCGGATCGTCTACCGCGTCCGGGAGCAGGCGATCGAAATCCTGACGGTCTTCGAGGGCCACCGCCGTTTTCCCGGAGGGCTTCTCGCCGGGGATGAAGAGCCCTGA
- a CDS encoding DEAD/DEAH box helicase → MVTIETPRAPLAALLPDRSKGPLDSDEILSRFVGWVESTGLTLYPAQEEAILELLGGKHLFLKTPTGSGKSLVAMALHFKAMAEGKVSYYTCPIKALVNEKFFALCEAFGPENVGLLTGDAAINREAPILCCTAEILSNLALRDAMLRADYVVMDEFHYYADRERGIAWQIPLITLPKTTFLMMSATLGDTHLIEERLQEFSGREVASVRSAQRPVPLDFEYRETPLHETIQDLIRLGKAPIYLVNFSQRAAAEQAQNLMSVDFSAKEDKEAIRQALMEAPFDTPYGKDFQRFLRHGIGMHHAGLLPKYRLLVERLAQTGLLKVISGTDTLGVGVNIPIRTVLFTQLFKFNGDKLATLSVRDFQQIAGRAGRKGFDTQGSVVAQAPEHVIENVKIAQKEAKGGKRLPRKPPPQKGFVNYDKNTFERLQTGLPEPLESRFEVTHGFLLNLLQSEMVGGAEGYQRLVRLIFRSHGSEYIKRRNLKEAAACFRTLRNAGLVLVQKGEGGSGATVAVSPGLQRDFSLNQTLSLYLLDTLNKLDHEAETYALDVVTLVESICENPEVVLYAQLHELKGNKINELKAQGMEYDQRMEELEKLEWPKPNRDFIYTTFNAFAEKHPWVGAENIRPKSIVRDMYERYLSFHDYVREYGLQRSEGVLLRYLGDVYKALTQTVPERYRNQEVNEIIEWLRAMIRYVDQSLLEEWERMKNPGEVVVRRAEAPDRKPQDLTDDPRAFAAHVRNELHRLLRALAYRRYPDALALLRQEEGGDQWTATKLGEAMTPYFEEHKSVVLTPQARRPANTFLKETGPRQWEAQQRILDPEGHGEWMLDCVIDLTGRKVDDGPLLTLRRIGT, encoded by the coding sequence ATGGTGACGATCGAAACCCCCCGTGCGCCGCTCGCGGCGCTGCTGCCCGACCGCTCGAAGGGTCCTCTGGATTCCGATGAGATCCTCAGCCGCTTCGTCGGCTGGGTCGAGTCCACCGGCCTGACCCTCTACCCGGCGCAGGAGGAGGCCATCCTCGAGCTGCTCGGCGGCAAGCACCTGTTCCTCAAGACCCCCACGGGCTCGGGCAAGTCGCTCGTCGCCATGGCCCTCCACTTCAAGGCCATGGCCGAGGGTAAGGTGTCCTACTACACCTGTCCCATCAAGGCGCTCGTCAACGAGAAGTTCTTCGCGCTGTGCGAGGCCTTCGGACCGGAGAACGTGGGCCTGCTCACGGGCGACGCGGCCATCAACCGCGAGGCGCCCATCCTCTGCTGCACGGCGGAAATCCTCTCCAACCTGGCCCTGCGCGACGCCATGCTGCGCGCGGACTACGTGGTGATGGACGAGTTCCACTACTACGCGGACCGCGAGCGCGGCATCGCCTGGCAGATTCCGCTCATCACGCTGCCGAAGACCACGTTCCTGATGATGTCGGCGACGCTGGGGGACACGCACCTCATCGAGGAACGGCTGCAGGAGTTCTCCGGCCGCGAGGTGGCCAGCGTGCGCAGCGCGCAGCGCCCGGTGCCGCTGGACTTCGAGTACCGCGAGACGCCGCTGCACGAGACCATCCAGGATCTCATCCGGCTGGGGAAGGCGCCCATCTACCTGGTGAACTTCTCGCAGCGGGCCGCCGCCGAGCAGGCGCAGAACCTGATGAGCGTGGACTTCTCCGCCAAGGAGGACAAGGAGGCCATCCGGCAGGCGCTGATGGAGGCTCCCTTCGACACGCCCTACGGCAAGGACTTCCAGCGCTTCCTGCGCCATGGCATCGGCATGCACCACGCGGGCCTGCTGCCCAAGTACCGGCTGCTGGTGGAGCGGCTGGCGCAGACGGGCCTGCTCAAGGTCATCAGCGGCACGGACACGCTGGGCGTGGGGGTGAACATCCCCATCCGCACGGTGCTCTTCACGCAGCTCTTCAAGTTCAACGGCGACAAGCTGGCCACGCTGAGCGTGCGCGACTTCCAGCAGATCGCCGGGCGCGCGGGCCGCAAGGGCTTCGACACGCAGGGCAGCGTGGTGGCCCAGGCCCCCGAGCACGTCATCGAGAACGTGAAGATCGCCCAGAAGGAGGCCAAGGGAGGCAAGCGCCTGCCGCGCAAGCCTCCGCCGCAGAAGGGCTTCGTCAACTACGACAAGAACACCTTCGAGCGTCTGCAGACGGGCCTGCCCGAGCCGCTGGAGTCGCGCTTCGAGGTGACGCACGGCTTCCTGCTCAACCTGCTGCAGAGCGAGATGGTGGGCGGCGCCGAGGGGTACCAGCGGCTGGTGCGGCTCATCTTCCGCTCGCATGGCTCGGAGTACATCAAGCGCCGCAACCTGAAGGAGGCCGCGGCCTGTTTCCGCACGCTGCGCAACGCGGGCCTGGTGCTCGTGCAGAAGGGCGAGGGCGGCTCGGGCGCGACGGTGGCGGTGTCGCCGGGGCTGCAGCGCGACTTCTCGCTCAACCAGACGCTCTCGCTCTACCTGCTGGACACGCTCAACAAGCTGGACCACGAGGCGGAGACGTACGCGCTGGACGTGGTGACGCTGGTGGAGTCCATCTGCGAGAACCCGGAGGTGGTGCTCTACGCCCAGCTGCACGAGCTCAAGGGCAACAAGATCAACGAGCTGAAGGCCCAGGGCATGGAGTACGACCAGCGGATGGAGGAGCTGGAGAAGCTCGAGTGGCCCAAGCCCAACCGGGACTTCATCTACACCACCTTCAACGCCTTCGCGGAGAAGCACCCGTGGGTGGGCGCGGAGAACATCCGGCCCAAGTCCATCGTCCGCGACATGTACGAGCGCTACCTGTCCTTCCACGACTACGTGCGCGAGTACGGCCTGCAGCGCAGCGAGGGCGTGCTGCTGCGCTACCTGGGTGACGTCTACAAGGCGCTCACCCAGACGGTGCCCGAGCGCTACCGCAACCAGGAGGTCAACGAGATCATCGAGTGGCTGCGCGCGATGATCCGCTACGTGGACCAGAGCCTCCTGGAGGAGTGGGAGCGGATGAAGAACCCGGGCGAGGTGGTGGTGCGCCGGGCCGAGGCTCCGGACCGCAAGCCGCAGGACCTCACGGACGATCCCCGGGCCTTCGCGGCGCACGTGCGCAACGAGCTGCACCGGCTGCTGCGGGCGCTCGCCTACCGGCGCTACCCGGACGCGCTGGCGCTGCTGCGGCAGGAGGAGGGCGGGGATCAGTGGACGGCGACGAAGCTCGGGGAGGCGATGACGCCCTACTTCGAGGAGCACAAGAGCGTGGTGCTCACCCCGCAGGCGCGCCGGCCAGCCAACACCTTCCTCAAGGAGACGGGCCCGCGCCAGTGGGAGGCCCAGCAGCGGATCCTGGATCCCGAGGGCCATGGCGAATGGATGCTCGACTGCGTCATCGACCTCACCGGACGCAAGGTGGACGACGGTCCGCTGCTGACCCTGCGCCGGATCGGGACGTGA